One window from the genome of Fundidesulfovibrio magnetotacticus encodes:
- the rimM gene encoding ribosome maturation factor RimM (Essential for efficient processing of 16S rRNA), whose amino-acid sequence MEKSKLVVIGEVVKPHGIRGEFSVESHADSPRLFAVGARLGLRGKNRPERFVTVRSCRPHQGRLLLTIEGVEDRDAAEALRGLEVVVPPEALPELPDDEIYLHEIVGFACVLPDGTPVGELEAFMDSPGQDLWLIRAPDGREILFPAHDESVLEIDEEQRRIVIDPPPGLLEL is encoded by the coding sequence TTGGAGAAGTCCAAGCTGGTCGTCATCGGCGAGGTGGTCAAACCTCACGGTATCCGGGGGGAGTTCAGCGTGGAGAGCCACGCGGACTCCCCCCGGCTGTTCGCCGTCGGGGCGCGCCTCGGGCTGCGCGGGAAGAACCGCCCGGAGCGCTTCGTCACGGTGCGCTCGTGCCGTCCGCACCAGGGGCGGCTTTTGCTCACCATCGAGGGCGTGGAGGACCGCGACGCCGCCGAAGCTCTGCGCGGGCTGGAGGTGGTGGTGCCCCCCGAGGCCCTGCCGGAACTCCCCGACGACGAAATCTACCTGCACGAGATCGTGGGCTTCGCCTGCGTGCTGCCCGACGGCACGCCCGTGGGCGAACTGGAAGCCTTCATGGACTCCCCTGGGCAGGACCTCTGGCTGATCCGCGCCCCGGACGGACGCGAAATCCTGTTTCCCGCCCACGACGAATCCGTGCTGGAGATCGACGAGGAGCAGCGGCGGATCGTGATCGACCCGCCGCCGGGGCTGCTGGAGCTCTAG
- a CDS encoding KH domain-containing protein, producing MLKDLIEYVARSLVDNPDAVQVKEVEGEQTSVIELKVAKEDLGKVIGKQGRTARAMRTILGAASTKARKRSVLEILE from the coding sequence ATGTTGAAAGACCTCATCGAATACGTTGCCAGGTCGCTGGTCGACAATCCCGACGCCGTGCAGGTGAAGGAAGTCGAGGGCGAGCAGACGTCGGTGATCGAGCTCAAGGTCGCCAAAGAGGACCTGGGCAAGGTCATCGGCAAGCAGGGGCGCACGGCCAGGGCCATGCGCACCATCCTTGGCGCGGCCTCCACCAAGGCGCGCAAGCGCTCGGTGTTGGAGATCCTCGAATAG
- the trmD gene encoding tRNA (guanosine(37)-N1)-methyltransferase TrmD has product MRFNLLTLFPEFFESPLSCALMGKAREQGVVDFNLVNPRDFAFNKHRSVDDRPYGGGPGMVMALDPLAHALRSLENPGRILLMSPRGRPLTQALARELAAAPAVTILCGRYEGIDERLLDLFPVELVSAGDFVLSGGESAAMCLVEAVARLVPGFMGKEESGEEESFSAGLLEYPQYTRPEVYEGLGVPDVLLGGDHARVAALRREQSLGQTLARRPDLLGEAPLTGPDRRFLAQKPRTLLGRALYVALVHGPVLNKKGHTVTVSLTNLDLHDIARISRTYGLAGFFAVTPLEDQQALARTLLDHWTLGAGGRANPDRAEALGKVRVAATLEEAVSQAREHAGQDPWVLATSARPDGGVTPGAVRETLRERPVLLALGTGSGLAPEALALTHGQLAPVRPFGAYNHLPVRAAFAILADRILGDIF; this is encoded by the coding sequence ATGCGCTTCAACCTCCTCACGCTCTTCCCCGAATTCTTCGAGTCCCCGCTCTCCTGCGCGCTCATGGGCAAGGCCCGCGAGCAGGGCGTGGTGGACTTCAACCTCGTGAACCCGCGCGACTTCGCCTTCAACAAGCACCGCTCCGTGGACGACCGGCCCTACGGCGGCGGGCCGGGCATGGTCATGGCCCTGGACCCCCTGGCGCACGCCCTGCGCTCCCTGGAGAACCCCGGACGCATCCTGCTCATGAGCCCGCGCGGGCGGCCCCTCACCCAGGCCCTGGCCCGCGAGCTGGCCGCCGCCCCCGCCGTGACCATCCTCTGCGGGCGCTACGAGGGCATCGACGAACGCCTCCTGGACCTCTTCCCCGTGGAGCTCGTCTCGGCCGGGGACTTCGTGCTCTCGGGCGGAGAGTCGGCCGCCATGTGCCTCGTGGAGGCCGTGGCGCGCCTCGTGCCCGGGTTCATGGGCAAGGAGGAGTCCGGCGAGGAGGAGAGCTTCTCGGCCGGGCTGCTGGAATACCCTCAGTACACGCGCCCCGAGGTCTACGAGGGGCTGGGCGTGCCGGACGTGCTCCTGGGCGGCGACCACGCCAGGGTGGCCGCCTTGCGGCGTGAACAGTCCCTGGGCCAGACCCTGGCCCGGCGGCCCGACCTGCTGGGCGAGGCCCCCCTCACGGGGCCGGACCGGCGCTTCCTGGCGCAAAAGCCCCGCACTCTCCTGGGGCGCGCCCTCTACGTGGCCCTGGTGCACGGCCCGGTGCTCAACAAAAAAGGGCACACGGTCACTGTGTCCTTGACCAACCTCGATCTGCACGATATAGCCCGCATTTCCCGAACATACGGGCTTGCAGGGTTTTTCGCGGTCACTCCCCTGGAGGACCAGCAGGCCCTGGCGCGCACGCTCCTGGACCACTGGACCCTGGGCGCGGGCGGCCGGGCCAACCCGGACAGGGCCGAGGCGTTGGGGAAAGTCCGGGTGGCGGCCACTCTCGAAGAGGCCGTCTCCCAGGCGAGGGAACATGCGGGGCAGGACCCCTGGGTGCTGGCCACCAGCGCCCGGCCCGACGGCGGGGTGACCCCCGGCGCGGTGCGCGAAACGCTGCGGGAGCGCCCGGTGCTCCTGGCGCTGGGCACGGGTTCGGGGCTGGCCCCCGAGGCGCTGGCCCTCACGCACGGCCAGTTGGCCCCCGTGAGGCCCTTCGGCGCCTACAACCACCTGCCGGTGCGCGCCGCCTTCGCCATCCTCGCGGACCGCATCCTGGGCGACAT
- the rpsP gene encoding 30S ribosomal protein S16 — MAVKLRLTRMGSKKRPFYRIVAMDSATRRDGRALDYIGHYNPMANPAEVVVDAEKVAQWIERGAQPTDTVAALLRKAGKSN, encoded by the coding sequence ATGGCCGTCAAACTGAGACTTACTCGCATGGGCTCCAAGAAGCGTCCCTTCTACCGCATCGTCGCCATGGACAGCGCCACCCGCCGCGACGGACGCGCCCTGGACTACATCGGGCACTACAACCCCATGGCGAACCCCGCCGAGGTGGTGGTGGACGCCGAGAAGGTGGCCCAGTGGATCGAGCGCGGCGCGCAGCCCACCGACACCGTGGCGGCTCTCCTGCGCAAGGCCGGCAAGAGCAACTAG
- the ffh gene encoding signal recognition particle protein → MFESLQDRLEGVFKKIRGHARLDETNVQEALREVRLALLEADVNFKVVKAFTERVRERALGQDVLKSLTPGQMVVKIVHEEVLALLGGEAQTLDFRQKPLIVMMTGLQGSGKTTTTSKLALWLRRHHKRKPYLVPADVYRPAAIDQLHKLASQLDFPAHPSTTGQNPVDICREAVEEAARQGCDVVILDTAGRLHIDEPLMEELKAIKAAVNPHEILFVADAMTGQDAVTVAGSFNERLDITGVVLTKMDGDARGGAALSIKEVTGKPIKFVGMGEKASDLEIFHPDRAASRILGMGDILSLIEKAQEEFDATEAAEMERKLRQAQFTLDDFRTQMRRVKKLGSLESILKMIPGMGKITKQLGEVQMPEKEMARLEAIIGSMTKNERLEPKIINDSRKRRIAKGSGVQVGDVTALLKNFEQMRMMMQRMMGGGKMPKMPSMPGGRMPAGMPGMPGMPGMAGLAGAMGAKAGSTKKKKDKRKKRNKKR, encoded by the coding sequence ATGTTCGAAAGCCTGCAAGACCGCCTCGAAGGCGTATTCAAGAAGATTCGCGGCCACGCCCGCCTGGACGAGACCAACGTCCAGGAGGCCCTGCGCGAGGTGCGCCTGGCGCTCCTGGAAGCCGACGTGAACTTCAAGGTGGTCAAGGCCTTCACGGAGCGCGTGCGCGAGCGCGCCCTGGGCCAGGACGTCTTGAAGTCCCTCACGCCGGGCCAGATGGTGGTGAAGATCGTCCACGAGGAGGTCCTCGCCCTCCTGGGCGGAGAGGCCCAGACGCTCGACTTCCGCCAGAAGCCCCTCATCGTGATGATGACCGGCCTCCAGGGCTCCGGCAAGACCACCACCACCTCCAAGCTGGCACTCTGGCTGCGCCGCCACCACAAGCGCAAGCCCTACCTGGTGCCCGCCGACGTCTACCGCCCCGCGGCCATCGACCAGCTGCACAAGCTGGCCTCCCAGCTCGATTTCCCCGCGCACCCCTCCACCACCGGCCAGAACCCCGTGGACATCTGCCGCGAGGCCGTGGAAGAGGCCGCCCGCCAGGGCTGCGACGTGGTCATCCTCGACACCGCCGGACGCCTGCACATCGACGAACCCCTCATGGAGGAGCTCAAGGCCATCAAGGCCGCGGTGAACCCCCACGAAATCCTCTTCGTGGCCGACGCCATGACCGGCCAGGACGCCGTGACCGTGGCGGGCAGCTTCAACGAGCGCCTGGACATCACCGGCGTCGTGCTCACCAAGATGGACGGCGACGCCCGGGGCGGCGCGGCCCTCTCCATCAAGGAGGTCACGGGCAAGCCCATCAAGTTCGTGGGCATGGGCGAAAAGGCCTCGGACCTGGAGATCTTCCACCCGGACCGCGCGGCCTCGCGCATCCTGGGCATGGGCGACATCCTCTCGCTCATCGAGAAGGCCCAGGAGGAGTTCGACGCCACCGAGGCCGCCGAGATGGAGCGCAAGCTCCGCCAGGCCCAGTTCACCCTGGACGACTTCCGCACCCAGATGCGCCGGGTGAAGAAGCTGGGCTCGCTGGAGTCGATCCTGAAGATGATCCCGGGCATGGGCAAGATCACCAAGCAGCTTGGCGAGGTGCAGATGCCCGAAAAGGAGATGGCCCGCCTGGAGGCCATTATCGGCTCCATGACCAAGAACGAGCGCCTGGAGCCCAAGATCATCAACGATTCCCGCAAGCGCCGCATCGCCAAGGGCTCGGGCGTCCAGGTGGGCGACGTGACGGCGCTGTTGAAAAATTTCGAGCAGATGCGCATGATGATGCAGCGCATGATGGGCGGGGGCAAAATGCCCAAGATGCCGTCCATGCCCGGAGGGCGCATGCCCGCCGGAATGCCGGGCATGCCCGGTATGCCCGGCATGGCGGGACTGGCCGGGGCCATGGGGGCCAAGGCCGGGTCCACCAAGAAGAAGAAGGACAAGCGCAAGAAGCGCAACAAGAAGCGCTGA